In Planctomicrobium piriforme, the genomic stretch TTCCCAGCTCTCGTCTCGCGCGTTGACGACCGGTCCCTGCAGGCCATAATCTCGCAGACCCCGAATTTCTGCTCGGCTGGCGGCGCAATGCCGCTGCCGGCCCTCCTTTGAGTGGTGTAAGGCGCTGCGGTATGTCGGACGCGAATAAGAATGTCCCGGATGAATCCGGTCGATTTGGTGAATTTGGCCGCCGGTTTGTCCCGGAAACACTCATGCAGGCTCTCGATGAGCTCACCGCCGAGTATGCGCGAGCCCGTCGCGATCCCGACTTTCTCGCGCAGCTCGACCATCTGCTGAAAACGTTCGTTGGTCGTCCCAGCCCGTTGTATTTCGCCGAACGACTCACTGAATACGCGGGCGGCGCAAAGATCTACTTCAAACGGGAAGACCTGAATCACACCGGCGCCCACAAGATCAACAACACCATCGGTCAGGCGCTGCTGACCCTGCGGATGGGCAAAAAACGGGTCATTGCCGAAACCGGGGCCGGCCAGCACGGCGTCGCCACGGCGACGGCTTGTGCCCGTTTTGGTCTCGACTGCGTCGTCTACATGGGTGAAGAAGACATCCGTCGGCAGCGGCTCAACGTCTTTCTGATGCGAACAATGGGCGCCGAAGTGCGATCGGTCACCTCCGGTTCACGAACTCTCCGCGACGCGATCAACGAAGCAATGCGAGACTGGATGGCGACTGTTGAGAACACGCACTACATCCTCGGCTCCGTCGTCGGCCCGCACCCCTTCCCGATGATCGTTCGCGATTTCCAGTCGGTGATCGGCAAGGAGACACGGGCTCAGTCTCTGGAAATCCTGGGACGGCTGCCTGACGAGGTGATCGCCTGCGTCGGCGGCGGTTCGAATGCGGCAGGCATGTTCTACCCGTTCGTGGAAGATTACAGCGTGGCGCTCACAGGCGTTGAGGCCGGCGGGCGCGGCGGCAAGCCGGGTGAACACGCCAGCTCGCTGACCTACGGCGTGAAAGGGGTGCTGCACGGCAGCTACAGTTATGTGCTGCAGAACGAAGACGGTCAGACGATGGACGTCCACTCGGTCTCGGCTGGACTCGATTACCCCGGCGTCGGACCTGAGCACAGCTACTGGAAAGATTCCGGCCGCGTTGAGTACGTCACCGCCAGCGACGACGAAGCCCTGGAGATGTACCAGAAAGTGGCCCGACTCGAAGGGATTTTGCCAGCGGTCGAGAGCAGCCATGCCATGGCCCAGGCCGTGAAGTCCGCTCGAAAACGATCCAAAGACGACGTCATCGTCGTGACCTTGTCGGGCCGCGGCGATAAAGACGTCAATGAAGTCGCAAGAGTGCTCAAGCTGGATCTGTAGGCCTGCGAGTCGATCAAATTCGAAGCACGAAATTCGAAATTCGAAGCAGATATCGTTCTTTCGAACGTTCGATTTTTTGATCGTTGAATTTGTTTCGGATTTCGTGCTTCGGATTTGGAATTTTCAAAACTATGTCTTTGGTCAGCACGACACTGTTGTTCGTCGCGACGGCGATTGCCGAGATCGTCGGCTGTTATCTGCCGTACTTGTGGCTGCAGCAGGGGAAGTCGCCCTGGCTGTTACTGCCGGCGGCCATCAGTCTGGTGATCTTTGCCTGGCTCTTGACGCTACATCCGACCGCCGCTGGCCGCGTGTATGCCGCCTATGGCGGGGTCTATGTGACCGTGGCGCTGGTCTGGCTGTGGCTGGTCGACGGCCTGCGACCGGCGCGGACCGACTGGCTCGGTGCCGCGTTTTGCCTGACAGGCATGCTCAT encodes the following:
- the trpB gene encoding tryptophan synthase subunit beta — encoded protein: MSDANKNVPDESGRFGEFGRRFVPETLMQALDELTAEYARARRDPDFLAQLDHLLKTFVGRPSPLYFAERLTEYAGGAKIYFKREDLNHTGAHKINNTIGQALLTLRMGKKRVIAETGAGQHGVATATACARFGLDCVVYMGEEDIRRQRLNVFLMRTMGAEVRSVTSGSRTLRDAINEAMRDWMATVENTHYILGSVVGPHPFPMIVRDFQSVIGKETRAQSLEILGRLPDEVIACVGGGSNAAGMFYPFVEDYSVALTGVEAGGRGGKPGEHASSLTYGVKGVLHGSYSYVLQNEDGQTMDVHSVSAGLDYPGVGPEHSYWKDSGRVEYVTASDDEALEMYQKVARLEGILPAVESSHAMAQAVKSARKRSKDDVIVVTLSGRGDKDVNEVARVLKLDL